One region of Eriocheir sinensis breed Jianghai 21 chromosome 36, ASM2467909v1, whole genome shotgun sequence genomic DNA includes:
- the LOC127007906 gene encoding uncharacterized protein LOC127007906, with protein sequence MAEFTEDFTHSHKACFQCNGYYGPNFCQPLCATCHVFLYPDDPSKPALVRPYHEETDDGDSGNEEPREPGDYYQTQEQLPPEAAPQAFPQHTIDPKAYQAVAAAMDHEDFDYMETGEAGGDARGGNSSGGVGEGVSGGGMDMVVGMEIPGGANGVGLNLGGMCGGAGGGAGGSGGGGGGSASPGNGMMLGGHEGCGRGAAGVRENNVGGPGGNMRMAKARVPTVRGSESRVMVQPVQPALQEQIARLTSPRPSENLDPTLIHRMPPEVWMLVFNFLDDMTLWAVGQVCRRWSQLVRRYVPEDQWRLYTSRRWPLFSNLYKEVPWQRVYTKLTESAPCYMCLHKMSLLTQPLNNENSWRRNRLRNELRTLRSDPPEGIQACPLDKSSVHWQASIRGPAGSPYEGGTFFLYIQIPHSYPLCPPIVCFITKIFHPNVSRHGDIGIDSIQHNWSLALTISKVLISIQSLLTDPYTKVCMEPEIGLLYESNKKQFERVARRWTWRYAMHDALYPEPSPFLPLPLHTTCGPSTQMETEEGGGGGGGGGSGSGSGSGGGGGGGSGGGVATNGGHGEPESRVPMFFT encoded by the exons ATGGCTGAGTTCACTGAGGACTTCACACACTCA CACAAGGCTTGCTTCCAGTGCAACGGTTACTATGGCCCAAACTTCTGCCAGCCGCTGTGTGCCACCTGTCATGTGTTCCTGTACCCTGATGACCCCTCCAAGCCAGCCCTCGTGCGGCCTTACCATGAG GAGACAGATGACGGGGACTCGGGAAATGAAGAACCAAGGGAACCGGGGGACTACTACCAGACCCAGGAGCAACTTCCCCCTGAGGCTGCCCCCCAGGCCTTCCCCCAGCACACCATAGACCCAAAGGCGTACCAGGCTGTAGCCGCAGCGATGGACCACGAAGACTTTGACTACATGGAGACAGGGGAGGCCGGGGGTGACGCTAGGGGTGGAAACAGCAGTgggggagtaggggaaggggtgTCTGGGGGCGGCATGGACATGGTCGTGGGTATGGAGATTCCGGGGGGTGCCAACGGTGTGGGACTGAATCTTGGGGGCATGTGTggaggcgctggtggtggtgctggtggtagtggtggcggtggggggggAAGCGCCTCACCAGGGAATGGGATGATGTTGGGGGGTCATgaggggtgtgggaggggggcTGCTGGGGTGAGGGAGAATAACGTGGGAGGCCCTGGGGGAAATATGAGGATGGCCAAGGCTCGGGTGCCCACGGTGAGGGGGAGCGAGAGTCGTGTCATGGTCCAGCCTGTCCAGCCGGCGCTACAGGAACAGATCGCGAGGCTGACGAGTCCAAGGCCAAGCGAGAATCTGGACCCCACACTGATTCACCGCATGCCCCCGGAAG TGTGGATGCTCGTGTTCAACTTCCTGGACGACATGACGCTGTGGGCGGTGGGCCAGGTGTGCAGGCGGTGGAGCCAGCTGGTGCGCCGCTACGTGCCGGAGGACCAGTGGCGCCTCTACACCAGCCGACGGTGGCCGCTCTTCTCCAACCTGTACAAGGAGGTGCCCTGGCAGCGCGTCTACACCAAACT GACAGAGAGTGCGCCCTGCTACATGTGCCTCCATAAGATGTCTCTGCTCACTCAGCCCCTCAACAACGAGAACTCTTGGAGGAGAAACCGCTTGCGCAACGAACTCAGAA CGCTGCGGTCCGACCCCCCGGAGGGTATCCAGGCGTGCCCGCTGGACAAGTCGTCGGTGCACTGGCAGGCGTCCATCCGCGGCCCCGCTGGTTCGCCTTACGAGGGGGGCACCTTCTTCCTCTACATACAGATTCCTCACAG CTACCCTCTGTGTCCCCCCATCGTGTGCTTCATCACCAAGATCTTCCACCCCAATGTGTCGCGCCACGGAGACATCGGCATTGACTCCATCCAACACAACTGGTCCCTGGCGCTCACCATCTCCAAGGTTCTCATCTCCATACAGTCGCTGCTCACTGACCCCTACACTAAG GTGTGCATGGAGCCTGAGATCGGGCTTCTCTACGAGTCCAACAAGAAGCAGTTCGAGCGCGTGGCGAGGCGCTGGACGTGGAGGTACGCCATGCACGACGCCCTCTACCCCGAGCCCTCGCCCTTCCTGCCGCTGCCCCTGCATACCACCTGCGGCCCCTCTACACAG ATGGAGACCgaggaaggcggcggcggcggcggtggtggtggtagcggcagtggcagtggcagtggtggcggaggaggtggtggtagtggcggtggagtGGCGACAAACGGAGGTCACGGAGAACCGGAATCTAGAGTGCCAATGTTCTTTACCTAA